Proteins from one Procambarus clarkii isolate CNS0578487 chromosome 40, FALCON_Pclarkii_2.0, whole genome shotgun sequence genomic window:
- the LOC123758084 gene encoding uncharacterized protein, with translation MKFKSTLRRYPWRRKKQPVTPDPDPTESPAGHLITSPARGYDPTQPLTRKVDPAAYNELVTPKDPALGLGTPDKSQILVTLKDSDLGLRTPDKNKVTLTPRAATPGLARPEDTHIVYTGRPVVVLCPASDEESDDDEFGEVRQVPINLYYDAFGNAIDDEAWVGAGGRRRSGGPPPSGSGPGPYYLSYGLKHGPDCPECLGDLKARYWVERECLRNYNERKVSEDATGCYWVEKDIWGRREAEITLGEVMHEAENDGEETFIGRADRERPLAVECGGGRSMWQGVGWDLPPHPTHYCPLVTHDNTSYGAPHQDVLWMYTDYPRVEWAGVGGIGRQAGVDSGGSCQSVGSGVTARTSPAPALLHTSATPALLHTSATPAQLHTSATPAQLRTPAQLQHTSATPAQLQHTSATPAQLQHTSATPAQLQHTSATPAQLYTSATPAQLHTSATHRKRQHRTRNDKKRQKHVKSARGMKLWSRPGGGGPCDRLTQSELAPASDHLFEGGCGEGDGSLAPHHLTTAGGATLPGHTHSHTLTHIDYDSLRSGWQQQLERQPYGYYNGTSGQMDAVLCPSSVMLVMPQQCHGAMPQQCYGAIPQQCHGTIPQ, from the coding sequence ATGAAGTTTAAATCCACCTTGAGACGTTATCCGTGGCGTCGCAAGAAACAACCGGTCACCCCTGACCCAGACCCTACCGAGAGCCCAGCAGGTCACCTGATAACATCACCGGCGCGAGGCTACGACCCTACGCAACCCCTCACCCGGAAAGTTGACCCCGCTGCCTACAACGAATTGGTGACCCCGAAGGACCCAGCTTTAGGATTGGGCACGCCTGATAAAAGCCAGATTCTGGTGACCCTGAAGGACTCTGATTTGGGGCTAAGAACTCCAGACAAAAACAAGGTCACGCTGACCCCAAGGGCCGCAACCCCGGGACTAGCCAGACCCGAGGACACTCACATTGTGTATACTGGTCGGCCCGTTGTCGTGTTGTGTCCCGCGAGCGATGAAGAAAGCGACGACGACGAGTTCGGAGAGGTACGACAGGTGCCCATCAACCTCTACTACGATGCCTTTGGGAATGCTATTGACGACGAAGCATGGGTTGGGGCAGGTGGGAGGAGGAGAAGCGGCGGTCCACCGCCCTCTGGGAGTGGGCCAGGGCCCTATTATCTCAGCTATGGTCTGAAACATGGCCCCGATTGTCCGGAGTGCCTGGGAGACCTCAAGGCCCGCTACTGGGTAGAACGAGAGTGCCTGAGAAATTACAATGAAAGGAAAGTGAGCGAGGACGCCACGGGCTGCTACTGGGTGGAGAAAGACATCTGGGGGCGGAGGGAGGCTGAGATCACGCTGGGAGAGGTGATGCACGAAGCCGAAAATGATGGTGAAGAGACGTTCATTGGGAGAGCAGATCGCGAGAGGCCGTTAGCCGTGGAGTGTGGCGGTGGGCGGAGCAtgtggcagggtgtggggtgGGATTTACCCCCACATCCCACCCACTACTGTCCTCTCGTCACACACGACAACACGTCCTACGGAGCTCCTCATCAGGATGTGTTGTGGATGTATACCGactaccccagggtggagtgggcGGGTGTGGGCGGGATTGGGCGGCAAGCTGGGGTCGACTCAGGTGGTTCTTGCCAGTCTGTGGGTAGCGGTGTGACCGCGCGGACCTCCCCAGCACCTGCCCTGCTGCACACCTctgccacacctgccctgctgcacACATCTGCCACACCTGCTCAGCTGCACACCTCTGCCACACCTGCCCAGCTGCGTACACCTGCCCAGCTGCAGCACACCTCTGCCACACCTGCCCAGCTGCAGCACACCTCTGCCACACCTGCCCAGCTGCAGCACACCTCTGCCACACCTGCCCAGCTGCAGCACACCTCTGCCACACCTGCCCAGCTGTACACCTCTGCCACACCTGCCCAGCTGcacacctctgccacacacaggAAGAGACAACATCGCACCAGAAATGACAAGAAACGTCAGAAGCACGTCAAGAGCGCTCGAGGCATGAAACTGTGGAGCAGGCCAGGCGGAGGAGGTCCGTGTGACCGCCTCACGCAGAGCGAGCTGGCGCCCGCCTCGGACCACCTGTTTGAGGGAGGATGTGGCGAGGGCGACGGATCTCTTGCGCCACACCATCTCACCACGGCCGGGGGCGCCACACTCCCGGgccacacccacagccacaccctcacccatattGACTACGATAGCCTGAGATCCGGATGGCAGCAACAGCTGGAGCGACAGCCTTATGGCTACTATAACGGGACAAGTGGGCAGATGGACGCGGTGCTATGCCCCAGCAGTGTCATGCTAGTCATGCCCCAGCAGTGCCATGGTGCCATGCCCCAGCAGTGCTATGGTGCCATACCCCAACAGTGTCATGGTACCATACCCCAGTAA